In Phocoena phocoena chromosome 12, mPhoPho1.1, whole genome shotgun sequence, the following proteins share a genomic window:
- the GPR63 gene encoding probable G-protein coupled receptor 63, translating to MVFSAVLTASHTGASNTTFVVYENTNTNITVPPPFQHPDIGSLLRYSFETMAPTGMSSLTLNSTAVPPTPAVLKSLNLPLQIILSAIMIFILFVSFLGNLVVCLMVYQKAAMRSAINILLASLAFADMLLAVLNMPFALVTILTTRWIFGKFFCRVSAMFFWLFVIEGVAILLIISIDRFLIIVQRQDKLNPYRAKVLIAVSWATSFCVAFPLAVGNPDLQIPSRAPQCVFGYTTNPGYQAYVILISLISFFLPFLVILYSFMGILNTLRHNALRIHSYPEGICLSQASKLGLMSLQRPFQMSIDMGFKTRAFTTILILFAVFIFCWAPFTTYSLVATFSKHFYYQHNFFEISTWLLWLCYLKSALNPLIYYWRIKKFHDACLDMMPKSLKFLPRLPGHTRRRIRPSAVYVCGEHRTVV from the coding sequence ATGGTATTCTCTGCAGTGTTGACTGCGTCCCATACTGGGGCATCCAACACAACATTCGTAGTTTATGAAAACACCAACACGAATATTACAGTCCCTCCACCATTCCAGCATCCCGACATTGGTTCGCTGCTTAGATACAGTTTTGAAACCATGGCTCCCACCGGGATGAGTTCCTTGACACTGAATAGTACAGCTGTGCCCCCAACACCAGCAGTTTTAAAGAGCCTAAACTTGCCTCTCCAGATCATCCTTTCTGCTATAATGATATTTATTCTGTTTGTGTCTTTTCTTGGGAACTTGGTTGTGTGCCTCATGGTTTACCAAAAAGCTGCCATGCGCTCCGCCATTAACATCCTCCTGGCCAGCCTGGCTTTTGCAGACATGTTGCTTGCAGTTCTGAACATGCCCTTTGCCTTGGTCACCATTCTTACCACCAGATGGATTTTTGGGAAATTCTTCTGTAGGGTATCTGCCATGTTTTTCTGGTTGTTTGTGATAGAGGGAGTAGCCATCCTGCTCATCATTAGCATCGATAGGTTTCTTATTATAGTCCAGAGGCAGGATAAGCTGAATCCATATAGGGCTAAGGTTCTCATTGCAGTTTCTTGGGCAACTTCTTTTTGTGTAGCTTTTCCTTTGGCAGTAGGAAACCCTGACCTGCAGATACCTTCCCGAGCCCCACAGTGTGTGTTTGGGTACACAACCAATCCAGGTTACCAGGCTTATGTGATTttgatttctctcatttctttcttcctacccTTCCTGGTGATACTGTATTCGTTTATGGGCATACTCAATACCCTTCGGCACAATGCCTTGAGGATCCATAGCTACCCTGAAGGTATATGCCTCAGCCAGGCCAGCAAACTGGGTCTCATGAGTCTACAGAGACCCTTCCAGATGAGCATTGACATGGGCTTTAAAACACGTGCCTTCACAACCATTttgattctctttgctgtctTCATTTTCTGTTGGGCCCCGTTCACCACTTACAGCCTTGTGGCAACATTCAGCAAGCACTTTTACTATCAACACAACTTTTTTGAGATTAGCACCTGGCTACTCTGGCTCTGCTACCTCAAGTCTGCATTGAACCCACTGATTTACTACTGGAGGATTAAGAAATTCCATGACGCCTGCCTGGACATGATGCCTAAGTCCCTCAAGTTTTTGCCGCGGCTCCCTGGCCACACAAGGCGACGGATACGCCCCAGTGCTGTCTACGTGTGTGGGGAACATCGGACTGTGGTGTGA